A single genomic interval of Burkholderiales bacterium harbors:
- a CDS encoding C4-dicarboxylate ABC transporter permease — MESAGLIAITLLFFFMLLSIPVFVSMGLAAFIGFVMVKGIDLAIASFGDIVWQSASIFELVAIPLFIFTGVLVEKIEAGRDLFDFAKAWVGNVPNSLGAATILACGVFAAISGSSIATAATVGIVAIPLLLQERYSQAQAGGFCAGGGTLGIIIPPSIPFILYGVITETSIGKLFIAGILPGILMMSLFMLYVVLASRPRIVVRRTPSPGQRREAARRGIGILLLPIVIIAAIYTGLFTPTEVGALSAVYVLLLGFVQRRLTWRRFLNASSTATRTTCMLLMLVVFGQYFAHFLTFEQVPQTIAGWITAYDAGPFVTVTLMILVYLVLGMFLESAAMLLISIPIFFPIAMHVGMDPITFGVFACIAMEIAQISPPVGINLYTIHGVSRIPLWNLAKGAAPFLLIQLGMLYVVYYFPALSLWLPQHMIGR, encoded by the coding sequence GTGGAATCCGCCGGGCTGATCGCCATCACCCTGCTCTTCTTCTTCATGCTGCTGTCGATCCCCGTGTTCGTCTCCATGGGGCTCGCGGCGTTCATCGGCTTCGTCATGGTGAAGGGGATAGACCTGGCGATCGCCAGCTTCGGCGACATCGTCTGGCAGAGCGCATCCATCTTCGAGCTGGTGGCGATTCCGCTGTTCATCTTCACCGGCGTGCTGGTGGAGAAGATCGAGGCGGGGCGGGATCTCTTCGACTTCGCCAAGGCCTGGGTGGGCAACGTGCCGAACTCCCTCGGCGCGGCCACCATCCTCGCCTGCGGAGTCTTCGCCGCCATCAGCGGCTCCAGCATCGCCACCGCCGCCACGGTGGGCATCGTCGCCATTCCCCTGCTGCTGCAAGAGCGCTATTCCCAAGCCCAGGCGGGTGGCTTCTGCGCCGGCGGCGGGACCCTCGGCATCATCATTCCGCCCAGCATCCCGTTCATCCTGTACGGGGTCATCACCGAGACCTCGATCGGCAAGCTGTTCATCGCCGGCATCCTGCCGGGCATCTTGATGATGTCCCTCTTCATGCTATACGTGGTGCTGGCGAGCCGGCCGCGGATCGTGGTCAGGCGTACCCCCAGCCCCGGCCAGCGCCGGGAGGCGGCCCGCAGGGGCATCGGCATCCTGCTGCTGCCCATCGTCATCATCGCCGCCATCTACACGGGGCTGTTCACGCCCACCGAGGTGGGGGCACTCTCCGCCGTGTACGTGCTGCTGCTCGGCTTCGTGCAGCGCCGGCTCACCTGGCGCCGGTTCCTGAACGCGAGCTCCACCGCCACCCGGACCACCTGCATGCTGCTCATGCTGGTGGTTTTCGGCCAGTACTTCGCCCATTTCCTCACCTTCGAGCAGGTGCCCCAGACCATCGCCGGGTGGATCACCGCCTACGACGCCGGGCCCTTCGTCACGGTGACGCTCATGATACTGGTGTACCTGGTGCTCGGGATGTTCCTCGAGAGCGCGGCGATGCTCCTGATCTCGATCCCCATCTTCTTCCCGATCGCCATGCACGTGGGCATGGACCCGATCACCTTCGGGGTCTTCGCCTGCATCGCCATGGAGATCGCCCAGATCAGCCCGCCCGTCGGCATCAACCTGTACACCATCCACGGCGTGTCGCGCATACCCCTGTGGAACCTGGCCAAGGGAGCGGCGCCGTTCCTGCTAATCCAGCTCGGGATGCTGTACGTGGTGTATTACTTTCCGGCGCTCTCGTTATGGCTGCCCCAGCACATGATAGGACGCTAG
- a CDS encoding GntR family transcriptional regulator: MKIERESSIALYVQIADRLARDIAEGRYKPFERLPSEPALMARFGVSRVTVRQALALLARQGLVSAKQGKGTFVGAPVVRHELQDLRGFYDALVNKGHTPQTRLLKFEPVQAPAPIELALGAAGREAMFLQRVYSLHGHPFALARAWLPPAAARVSWDEASRNPIYSILEELLGLRVTRAEVSILARTAEPEEAKLLELPANSPVLVMERVSYSVEGAVLECSRFSIRPESYRFSLSVHGPFAITRKIQEVVPPPRGPATVSQRKRKR, encoded by the coding sequence ATGAAAATCGAACGCGAGAGCAGCATCGCCCTCTACGTCCAGATCGCCGACCGCCTGGCGCGGGACATCGCCGAGGGCCGCTACAAGCCTTTCGAGCGCCTGCCCTCGGAGCCTGCCTTGATGGCGCGCTTCGGTGTCTCCCGCGTTACCGTGCGGCAGGCGCTCGCCCTGCTCGCGCGCCAGGGGCTGGTGTCGGCCAAGCAAGGCAAGGGAACGTTTGTCGGGGCCCCGGTGGTGCGCCACGAGCTACAGGACCTGCGGGGCTTTTACGACGCCCTTGTCAACAAGGGCCACACGCCGCAGACGCGGCTCCTCAAGTTCGAGCCGGTGCAAGCGCCCGCGCCGATCGAGCTGGCCCTCGGCGCCGCCGGACGCGAGGCGATGTTCCTCCAGCGGGTGTATTCCCTGCATGGTCATCCGTTCGCGCTGGCGAGGGCGTGGCTTCCGCCGGCGGCGGCGCGGGTGTCCTGGGACGAGGCGAGCCGCAACCCGATCTACTCCATCCTGGAGGAGCTGCTGGGCCTACGCGTCACCCGGGCCGAGGTGAGCATCCTCGCCCGGACGGCGGAACCCGAGGAGGCGAAGCTGCTGGAGCTGCCGGCGAACAGCCCAGTGCTGGTCATGGAGCGGGTGTCCTACTCCGTCGAAGGGGCGGTGCTGGAATGCTCCCGCTTCAGCATCCGGCCCGAGAGCTACCGGTTCAGCCTGAGCGTCCACGGACCCTTCGCCATCACCCGCAAGATCCAGGAAGTGGTCCCACCGCCCCGCGGACCGGCGACAGTCTCTCAACGCAAACGCAAGCGATAG
- a CDS encoding C4-dicarboxylate ABC transporter, whose protein sequence is MTPKLKSFMTAAALAAASLSASAETLSLATWGTSSHPQVKLFTQPFMEAVEKRTNGAIKFKYFPDDQMVKQNFVPNAVPTGTVDIALTTLDSWAGRIPDVSVTAMPFWPLSMQGTRERLVPGNPIFDWFDREFQKNGAKILCIFDIGPPVVSTNFELRGPEDLKGRKIRATSKGHAELLQSLGASPVVLSVGEVYQALQRGTVDGAVGGLQGMVGLKHYEVAKHVMASNGVLGTYIHGYVMNLKRFKSLSKEQQEIILQAAAQARNAAQNFMIQSYQQFLGVAQEKGMKLFALQEGSPEWERWQAAVVSFNAAQKKNFSPELLEVLGR, encoded by the coding sequence ATGACACCCAAGCTTAAGAGCTTTATGACTGCCGCAGCGCTGGCGGCGGCTTCCTTGAGCGCTTCCGCCGAAACGCTTTCCCTCGCGACGTGGGGCACCTCCAGCCACCCCCAGGTGAAGCTGTTCACCCAGCCGTTCATGGAGGCGGTGGAAAAGAGGACCAACGGGGCGATCAAGTTCAAATACTTCCCCGACGACCAGATGGTGAAGCAGAACTTCGTGCCCAACGCCGTGCCCACCGGCACGGTGGACATCGCCCTCACCACGCTGGATAGCTGGGCCGGGCGCATTCCCGACGTGTCGGTGACAGCCATGCCCTTCTGGCCCCTCTCCATGCAAGGGACGCGGGAGCGGCTCGTTCCCGGAAATCCGATTTTCGACTGGTTCGACCGGGAGTTTCAGAAGAACGGCGCCAAGATCCTGTGCATCTTCGACATCGGGCCGCCGGTGGTTTCCACCAACTTCGAGCTGCGCGGGCCGGAGGACCTGAAAGGCAGGAAGATCCGGGCCACATCCAAGGGTCACGCGGAGCTGCTCCAGTCCCTGGGCGCGTCCCCCGTGGTGCTTTCCGTGGGCGAGGTGTACCAGGCGCTCCAGCGGGGCACGGTGGACGGGGCGGTGGGCGGGCTCCAGGGCATGGTGGGGCTCAAGCACTACGAAGTCGCGAAACACGTCATGGCCAGTAACGGCGTGCTCGGCACCTACATCCACGGCTACGTGATGAATCTCAAGCGGTTCAAGAGCCTCTCCAAGGAGCAGCAGGAGATCATCCTGCAGGCGGCGGCGCAGGCGCGCAACGCCGCCCAGAACTTCATGATCCAGAGCTACCAGCAGTTTCTGGGCGTCGCCCAGGAAAAGGGCATGAAGCTGTTCGCGCTGCAGGAAGGTTCCCCCGAATGGGAACGCTGGCAGGCGGCCGTCGTCAGCTTCAATGCCGCGCAGAAGAAGAACTTTTCTCCGGAACTGCTTGAGGTGC